CTTCAGTGCCAACGGCATCCTGAACCCGGTCTATACGCCGAGTGCGGATGACATCCTTAATGGCAGTGTTGAACTGACACTGACTGCCACGGGAGAAGGAACCTGCCCGGATGCCGTTTCCTCCATGATCCTGTCCATTAGCATGATGGCGATAGCGGATGCCGGCGATGACACGACTCTTTGCTCCGACTCAAACATCACACTTTCCGGTACGGCTTACAACTACTCCTCCATCCTCTGGACCACCAGCGGAACAGGAACATTTAACGATCCCGCCTTACTGAATGCCATCTACACTCCAGGCCTTACCGATATCAACACCGGCCTCGTCACCCTGACCCTTACCGCCTTCGGAAACGGCTCCTGTAGCGAAGCCGCCGATGAGGTCATTCTGATCATCATACAGCAGGCGGTTGTCTTTGCCGGTGAAAACGATACCGTGTGCGAGGGGACTGCCTACCAGCTGACCGGAGCCTTTGAAAGCAATACGGAAGGGAGGATATGGACAACAAGCGGCACCGGAACCTTTGACGATACAACCGCTCTGCACCCGTTGTATACTCCCGGGCCTGACGACATTCAGGCAGGAAGCGTTCTGCTGATAATGACATCTCAGCCGGTGGCGCCCTGTGACCCGGTGAGCGACACCCTGATTCTGTCCATCGTGCAGCAGGTCGTTGTGTATGCCGGTCCGAATGCGGCCATCTGCTGGGACGAAAATGCTTCCTTTGTCCTGACGGATGCCACCGCTGACAATTTCAGCGCACTGCGGTGGGCCACCAGCGGCACCGGCTCATTCAGCGACAACACCATCCTGAATCCGGTTTATACTCTTAGCACGGCAGATCTGGATGCCGGTACGGTCATCCTGACGCTTGTTGCAAACAGTATCGGCAACATCTGCCCTGCTGATTCTTCCGAAATGATCCTTTCGATAACTACCTTGGTTGTCACCGAAATGGTCATCCACGCAACCTGCGAAAATGAGAACGACGGATCGGTGATTCTGACGGCTCTCGGAGGAACACTGCCCTATACGTATACACTCAACGGCGTTAGTGATACAATAGGTGAATTCACAGGTCTGATGCCGGGTACCTATTCATACCGGGTGATAGACTCCATTGGCTGTGAAGCAGAAGGCACGGTGACCGTCGGTGTTGTGGACGACCACGCACCGGAGATTACCTGTCCGCCACCCGTTACAGTAAACGCTGACGAGGGCGAATGCTTCGCGCTGGAGATCGACCTTGGGTTACCTGTTGCAACGGATAATTGCGGCATCGGAACCGTCACCAGCGATTTTGCCCAGCTATTCCCGTCCGGACAGGTTCCTGTCGGAACCCATACAATCCAATGGATCGCGACGGATGTCCATGGCAATACCGACACCTGCACGCAGTCATTGACTGTCGTGGACAACGAACCGCCCGTGATCCAGTGCCAGGATGTATACAGTGTGGCTTCAGCCGGCAACTGTTCGATGTATGTTGAAGTGCCTGTGCCTGTTGTCTCAGATAACTGCGGAGCATACAGTCCGGTGAACAGCGTCAATGGCCAGTCGAACGCAAGCGGTTATTATCCGCTTGGAGTGACAAAGGTCATATGGACGGTGGAAGATATGCACGGGAACAGAGACACCTGCCTGTCCACGGTTACGGCAGTCAGCACCGTGATTGCCAATGACGATTATGCTTCCACCCTGAACAACGTGCCCATCAACATC
This genomic interval from Bacteroidales bacterium contains the following:
- a CDS encoding gliding motility-associated C-terminal domain-containing protein, with protein sequence NDFNTGLVILTLTAYGNGSCDSVSDEMILTLVIASTAYAGPDAAICEGENFQLTEATADNYLSLAWTSSGTGTFSDNGILNPVYTPGTNDILNGSVELTLTATGEGTCPDAVSSMILSITGAPVASAGEDSTLCTSEVSYTLAGTASNYSSVLWTTSGSGSYDDPTLLEATYTPDLNDFNTGLVILTLTAYGNGACGSTSDEMILTLVIAATAYTGPDAAICEGDTFGLTEATADNYLSLAWTSSGTGTFSANGILNPVYTPSADDILNGSVELTLTATGEGTCPDAVSSMILSISMMAIADAGDDTTLCSDSNITLSGTAYNYSSILWTTSGTGTFNDPALLNAIYTPGLTDINTGLVTLTLTAFGNGSCSEAADEVILIIIQQAVVFAGENDTVCEGTAYQLTGAFESNTEGRIWTTSGTGTFDDTTALHPLYTPGPDDIQAGSVLLIMTSQPVAPCDPVSDTLILSIVQQVVVYAGPNAAICWDENASFVLTDATADNFSALRWATSGTGSFSDNTILNPVYTLSTADLDAGTVILTLVANSIGNICPADSSEMILSITTLVVTEMVIHATCENENDGSVILTALGGTLPYTYTLNGVSDTIGEFTGLMPGTYSYRVIDSIGCEAEGTVTVGVVDDHAPEITCPPPVTVNADEGECFALEIDLGLPVATDNCGIGTVTSDFAQLFPSGQVPVGTHTIQWIATDVHGNTDTCTQSLTVVDNEPPVIQCQDVYSVASAGNCSMYVEVPVPVVSDNCGAYSPVNSVNGQSNASGYYPLGVTKVIWTVEDMHGNRDTCLSTVTAVSTVIANDDYASTLNNVPINIFILGNDLYCIGSNNPITVSVVEEPEHGLYYLNSDIRFLDYAPDFGFSGVDSLKYELCDYTGACDTATVYIIVEYFNQKPVARDDLDSTTMNIPVVIDVLANDYDPDGRIVNYEILTAPLHGASIKIMVDSTILYSPFNDYIGSDEFTYQIYDDGNPPLSDTATVRIEVFRKDILPEPPFIIYNALTPNGDGINDYWKIKGIELYPTNRVVIMDRWGGIIAEIEHYDNGDNRWEGLDKDGQMVPNGTYYYFLTISEYQAMYKGWVFLYRD